Below is a genomic region from Desulforegula conservatrix Mb1Pa.
ATGCATTACACTATTTTTGACACACCGGTTGTCAGGCCGATTATGCAGTTTCTTTCAATGTTAATCTTAAAAATGTTGGGCTGGAAAATAAAAGGGAATATGCCAGACATCCCCAAGTTTGTTGCCATAGCAGTCCCTCACACTTCCAACTGGGATTTTTTCTACACTCTTCTGGCCATTTTTGCCATGAAGGGCAAAATTTACTGGATGGGCAAAGATTCAATTTTCAAAAAACCATTTTCAGGTGTTTTTAAATGGTTAGGAGGAATACCCGTTGACCGCTCCAAATCAAACAATCTTGTTGAAAATATAATCAATCAATATAACAGTTCAGAAATCCTTGTGATCACCATACCTCCTACAGGAACAAGAAAAAAGGTCATGAGATGGAAAACAGGTTTCTATTATATTGCCCTCGGTGCGAATGTTCCCATAGTACCAGGATATATGGATTATGCGATCAAGACCACAGGATTCGGCGCGCCGTTTTACCCGACCGGAGACATAGATGCGGATCTTAAAAAACTTAGTATATTCTATAAAGGAATGAAGGGCAAAAACGACGTCAAATCAGAACTTAACATCATTGATACCGTCGCT
It encodes:
- a CDS encoding lysophospholipid acyltransferase family protein codes for the protein MPDIPKFVAIAVPHTSNWDFFYTLLAIFAMKGKIYWMGKDSIFKKPFSGVFKWLGGIPVDRSKSNNLVENIINQYNSSEILVITIPPTGTRKKVMRWKTGFYYIALGANVPIVPGYMDYAIKTTGFGAPFYPTGDIDADLKKLSIFYKGMKGKNDVKSELNIIDTVASIQSAKA